From Panicum hallii strain FIL2 chromosome 2, PHallii_v3.1, whole genome shotgun sequence, a single genomic window includes:
- the LOC112882666 gene encoding NDR1/HIN1-like protein 10 has product MGKLGDCWDECCYKWDEWKYCLACLGIAAGAALLAALLAAFGFVRHVSVSVDEASLARFELNASSPVTSLAYNLSLTLVVRNPNWAMALRNTKPLEAALKFDDQAFDRFELAGKGDRHPPGKTRVYHLAAGAAARFAALGNAGEAEFRRENATGTFEVEVAVAGEVRYTARYTKCKVEASCPLRLQLAPRAAAAVVFQRVKCKLAKPEKNC; this is encoded by the coding sequence atggGGAAGCTCGGCGACTGCTGGGACGAGTGCTGCTACAAGTGGGACGAGTGGAAGTACTGCCTGGCCTGCCTCGGCAtcgcggccggcgccgccctcctcgccgcgcTCCTCGCCGCCTTCGGCTTCGTCCGCCACGTCTCCGTCTCCGTCGACGAGGCCTCGCTGGCGCGCTTCGAGCTGAACGCGAGCTCGCCGGTGACGTCGCTGGCCTACAACCTCTCGCTGACGCTGGTGGTCCGCAACCCCAACTGGGCGATGGCCCTCAGGAACACCAAGCCGCTGGAGGCCGCCCTCAAGTTCGACGACCAGGCGTTCGACCGGTTCGAGCTCGCCGGGAAGGGCGACAGGCACCCGCCCGGGAAGACCCGGGTGTACCACCTCGCCGCGGGGGCCGCCGCGAGGTTCGCCGCGCTCGGGAACGCCGGCGAGGCCGAGTTCCGGAGGGAGAACGCGACGGGGACGTTCGAGGTGGAGGTGGCGGTCGCCGGGGAGGTCCGGTACACGGCGCGCTACACCAAGTGCAAGGTCGAGGCGTCATGCCCGCTCAGGCTGCAgctcgcgccgcgcgccgccgccgccgtcgtgttCCAGAGGGTCAAGTGCAAGCTCGCCAAGCCGGAGAAGAACTGCTAG
- the LOC112883534 gene encoding uncharacterized protein LOC112883534 isoform X1, with protein MNTRPVVLVLLLLVLIITSQFEWKQQIGDAADADPAAARRRQQLLAREDAVKEKAYSQCNHRSDDSLHLIHNCSFSLPNKIILSQEKNIQQLNQLIDSLQRQLLHCRGSNNTVHTTTVPATEVGEVEEHETIDDENR; from the exons ATGAATACGAGGCCGGTGGtgctcgtcctcctcctgctcGTCCTCATCATCACGTCGCAGTTCGAGTGGAAGCAGCAGATCGGGgacgccgccgacgccgacccggccgccgcgcgccgacGCCAGCAGCTGCTCGCCAGGGAGGACGCCGTCAAGGAAAAG GCTTACAGCCAGTGTAATCACAGGAGTGATGATTCCCTACATTTAATTCACAACTGTAGTTTTTCCCTTCCAAATAAG ATAATTTTATCTCAAGAGAAAAATATCCAACAACTTAATCAGCTTATCGATAGCCTTCAGCGCCAGCTACTACATTGCCGTGGCAGCAATAACACTGTTCATACAACCACTGTTCCCGCCACTGAAGTAGGTGAAGTTGAGGAACATGAAACCATTGACGACGAGAACAGATGA
- the LOC112883534 gene encoding uncharacterized protein LOC112883534 isoform X2: protein MNTRPVVLVLLLLVLIITSQFEWKQQIGDAADADPAAARRRQQLLAREDAVKEKAYSQCNHRSDDSLHLIHNCSFSLPNKMVLVAHIEQFQIVSWLILFLKSWTNLRGTSWHCK from the exons ATGAATACGAGGCCGGTGGtgctcgtcctcctcctgctcGTCCTCATCATCACGTCGCAGTTCGAGTGGAAGCAGCAGATCGGGgacgccgccgacgccgacccggccgccgcgcgccgacGCCAGCAGCTGCTCGCCAGGGAGGACGCCGTCAAGGAAAAG GCTTACAGCCAGTGTAATCACAGGAGTGATGATTCCCTACATTTAATTCACAACTGTAGTTTTTCCCTTCCAAATAAG ATGGTACTCGTAGCACACATTGAACAATTCCAGATTGTAAGCTGGTTGATATTGTTTCTAAAAAGCTGGACCAACCTACGAGGAACTAGTTGGCATTGTAAATAA
- the LOC112883534 gene encoding uncharacterized protein LOC112883534 isoform X3, protein MNTRPVVLVLLLLVLIITSQFEWKQQIGDAADADPAAARRRQQLLAREDAVKEKIILSQEKNIQQLNQLIDSLQRQLLHCRGSNNTVHTTTVPATEVGEVEEHETIDDENR, encoded by the exons ATGAATACGAGGCCGGTGGtgctcgtcctcctcctgctcGTCCTCATCATCACGTCGCAGTTCGAGTGGAAGCAGCAGATCGGGgacgccgccgacgccgacccggccgccgcgcgccgacGCCAGCAGCTGCTCGCCAGGGAGGACGCCGTCAAGGAAAAG ATAATTTTATCTCAAGAGAAAAATATCCAACAACTTAATCAGCTTATCGATAGCCTTCAGCGCCAGCTACTACATTGCCGTGGCAGCAATAACACTGTTCATACAACCACTGTTCCCGCCACTGAAGTAGGTGAAGTTGAGGAACATGAAACCATTGACGACGAGAACAGATGA